CCGGCGAGACAGTCACGGTCGCCATCGACGCCGCCGAGACGCCCAAACTGGACCAGCGAGAGCGCTATCGCCTCGTCACCCTCCCCGTCGAGGACCGTCCCGACCGCGAGTTCGCGTCGCTCCTGCGGGCCGCCGACGAGACGATGGGCACCGTCACCGTCGGCCCCGGGAGCACCCTCGACGGCGCGACGGTCGGCAGCGTCGAGGCGACGGTGGTCGCGATAACCCGCGAGGACGCGGCACCGACGACGATTCCCGCCTCGGCGGCGTCGCTGTCGGCCGGTGACGTCCTCTATCTCATCGCGAAACCGACCGAGCTCCGGCGTATCGAGTCGGCCGCCGCCGGCACGTCGGACGGGGCCGACGGGGCCAGCGAGCCGGACACGGCGGCCGCGTCACAGACTGACCCAGACGCCCCCGGGGGCGTGCCGACCGGCGACCCCGGTGAGTCGAGCGACGGCGAGACACCGACCGACGACGCAGCCGAGACGGGCAGTGGTGGAGCGCCACAGACCGGTTCGGCGACGGTCGCGCAGACCACCGCCGGAGCCGGCGACGACGCACCCAGCGAGGAGCCGACAGACGACACTGGCGAGGCAGAACCGGCAGCCGGTGACGACGGGCGGGGGCCAGCCGAGCACGCCGACGGACCGGAGACGGGGAGCACCGAGGCGTCCGGCTCGGCGGACGGCTCGGACGACGACACGGCCCCGGAGCCGACAGACAACGGTGACCCTGCGGGCGAGGACACCACCGACGTACTCGACGGCGAGGCCAGTGACGACGACTTCGAAGCCCAGGCCGACGGCGACGACGTCTTCGGCTCGCTGGCGGGCGACGAGAGCGAGGCAGAAGTCGACGTCGACGACTTCCTCACGTCCTCGGACGACGTGGAGGTCTGGGACCCGGACGACCGGCTGGTCGACGACGAGCAGGACGCAGACTCGGCCGACGACGGGGCGGACCGCGACGAAGCCGACGACCGCTGAGCCGACGGAACCCTCTTTAGGCGCGCTGTCCCCTGGTCGACTATGGAGTGGCAGCTGTTCGCCCACCTGCGAGAGGTCGCCGGCGGAGCGACGGTCAGCGTCGACGTCGGGGACGACGCCACGGTCGAGACGGCGCTGGAGGCGCTCCTCGCCACTCGGCCGGAACTGGCCGAGGAGGTGCTCGACGACGACGGCGACCTGGCCCCGCACATCCACGTCCTCGTCGACGGCGAAGATCCGTTCGCCGACGGTGACGGCCTCCGGACGGCCGTCGGTCCGGAGACGGACCTCGCGCTGTTCCCGCCGGTCAGCGGCGGCTAGCGAGTCACTCGACGCCGGTGAGGTCCGCCGTCAGGACGAAGTCCGGCCACTCGCTGATACCCGCGCGGACGAACGCCGCCTCGGCGACGTGCCGCGGCGTCTCCGGAATCAAGACCCGTGTCGCCCCGACGCCGATCGCCGCAGCGTCGGTCCGAATCGCGTCGAACAGCGCCGCGGCAGCGTCGGCGTCCGCCCACGCGCCGACGGCGTACTCGGCTAACGGTTCGTCGCTCGTCGAGTCCTGTGTCGTCCGGACCCGGCAGGCCATCCCGCGCGTCCCGTTTCCTTTGACGGCGAAGACGGCCCGCTCGTCGGCCAGCCGGTCGAGCGACGCGGGCGTCAGCTCCGAGAGCGCCCAACTCCGCTCGGCGTCGAGCGCCAGGCCCGACAGCGCCGTTCGGGCGTCGCTCCGGGTCCAGTACGACCAGGCCGCGGCCGGGTCCGACTCGACGGTCATCGACGGGTCGGCGTCTCGGGGCTCGGGATGGGCCCACCGGAACTCGCAGGTCGGCTCGAACCCCGCTGCGACCGATTGCCCGAGGCCGGCGTCGTTCCACGAGAACACCATGTTCCGGGCCACCGTCGCGCCATTGTCTCGCGCCCAGTCGAAGAGGTCCTCGACCATCGCCAGGCCGTGGCCGCCGCCGCGGTGGTCGGGGTCCATCCGCATCCCCTGGAGCCACGCCTCGTGGTCCGAGAGCAGGATGCCCTGGCAAAGGCCGACGACCGACCCGTCGGCCGCCTCGGCGACGACCGTCCGCTGTGCCGGGCCGTCACTGTCGACCCACCGGTCGAACACGTCGGGGATGTAGTCGACCATCTCGCGGTCCGGCCAGACGTCGGCGGTGAAGGCGGCGACGTCGGCGGCGTCGTCGTGGCGTGCCTGGCGAACCCGGACGGACATACCAGAGCGTGGGTCGCCATCGGTCAAAAACCTACGGCGACTCCGTGAGGTGATACCGCCGAGCTCTGCAGGGAACGTACTCACGGGGGTGGGGGTGTGCGTAGTGCGTCGCGAGAGCGTGACTGCCCAGAGCGTTCCAGTTCGACACGTCCAGCGCTATCGATGGACAGTGTCAGCGGTCGTCGGGCAGTGTTGCTGTGTGACTCCTGTCGATGAGGACCGGATCGTACATGTCCGGCCCGGACCGCTGACTGACGCCGACTATCAGTGCGGCAGTCATGAGCGCGAACAGCCCCACCACGGCGAGGAAGAAACTGGTTACGCCGATCGTGACGAGCAGCGTCACCGCAAGTAGCTCGCCGCCGAGCGTGACGAGGAGCGCGAGTAACGCGAGTCCGAGGAACTGGTCCTGTGTCGTTGTCATGGGTACAACTCGGAACTGGACGGGCTTAAGCCGCACCTGACACCTGCGGTTATGTCTCACGCTGTCGCACGTCACGGCGTACTGTTGTCTGTATGAGTCGACACCTTCCGAAATGCGGTCGGAGAATCGCCCGAGCGGGAACGTACTATTGTCGATGGAGCCATCCCGGATAGTACGTGGTCGATTTCGTGGCTGAATGGTCTCGCACTGATCAGCAGTAGGTAGTGCGAGATGTCCGCGCCGTATTCAGCACGACTCCGAAAGCAGGGCACTGGATGACGACTGGAATACGGGCGACGTTCCGAAACCCCTACCCAAACGCCTTTCCTCAGAGCCAGGGCGTCGAACGGTCCTGAATCTCGCCGGCGAGCGACTCGGCCATCGTATCTTCGACGTCGCTGCTGTTCTCGAGCGCCCACATCAGTTTCACCTTCGCGGTCCCGGGGAGCATGTCCTCACCCTCGACGACACCAGCATCAAGCAGGTCACGGCCGGTGTCGTAGACGCGGTCACAGACGCGGCCCTCGAGACACTGGCTGGTCATCACGACGGGAATCTCGAGGTCCTCGATGACCGAAATCCAGTCGGTGTTGACGTGGCCCAGGCCAGTGCCCTCGATGACGAGTCCGTCGCTTCCCTCGGCGGCCGCTTCGAGCAGCGTCGTGTCCATCCCCGGCGTGAACTTCACGAGTTCCACGTCGGTCGCCAGGTCCGAAGCGAGCGCGAGGTCGTTCGCGCCGCGTTCGGTGTATTCGCGGCGGAAGGAGACCGCGTTCTCGCCGTCGACGTCGTAGTCGACCTCGCCCAGCGGCTTGGCGCCGACCGTCTCGAAGGCGTCCCGGCGGGAGGTGTGGTTCTTGCGGACGCGGGTGCCCCGATGCAGCGCACAGCGGTCGTCGGACTCGTCTGCGTGCATGCAGACCAGCACCTCGGCGCAGTCGCTGGTAGCCGCCTCGACGGAACTCACGGCGTTCATTACGTTATCGGAGGACGGACGGTCCGCGGAGCGCTGGGAGCCGGTGAAGACGATGGGGACCGGCGTATCGAGCATGAAGGCTATCGCCGCCGCGGTGAACTGCATCGTGTCGGTGCCGTGCATGACGACGACGCCGTCCGCGCCGGCCTCGATCTCCTCGTAGATAGCCTGAGCGAGGTCCTGCCAGACGGCGGGTGTCATGTTCTCCGAGAGGATGTTGGCGACGACGCGACCGCGGTAGTTGGCCATCCCAGCGAGGTCCGGCACCGCTCGCAGGACGTCTTCGGCGTCGAACTGGGCGGTGACGGCACCGGTTCGGTAGTCGACGGTCGAGGCGATGGTCCCGCCGGTCGAGATGAGCGACACCGTCGGGAGGTCGTCGTCGAATGCAATCTCGGACTGGCTCTGCTCGTCCTGTGCGCTCTCGACGTCGTAGACGTCGGACTCCAGCACGTCGACGTCGGCGTCAGTCCGGTCGATGCCGACGTTGTACCCGCCGTCGAGCTTGACGACGAGGTGGTCGGGCGTACTGGAGGGGAGCAAGACGCCCTCGTAGGTCTGGCCCGCGCGGTCGACGCGGACCCGGTCGCCTGCGTTCATGCGCGCCCCTTCCTGCCCGCGTGACTTGAACCCACTCGTTTCGACGCGGACCGGACCACGCTCCAGGGACCTGACACGCGCCCGAAAAGTCCATACGTGCGCTCCCCCCATTGTGAGGCATGTCCGAGCGAACGGAGGAGCGGACCCGCGACCGCGAGTCGTCGGTCGATTCGGCCGACGCCGACGACGGACTGGGTGTCGACATCGACAGCCTGGGGCAGACGACGGCCGACACCGCGACGAGCGAGGCGGCCTCAGGACGCGAGGACGGCCTCGGGCGGTTCTTCTCGCTCCGGGCGCTCGTCGGGTCGTTCGTCGCCGTCGCGCTGGGAATGGGCGTTGGTGGCGTGATTCCGCTGCTTCCGTTCACCAGCGTCCTGGGCATCGCGCTCGGTGGGTTCGTCTACGGCCTGCTCGCGAAGCGCGGCCGCTACATCGAGATGGCACTCGCCGGCGGGACGCTCGCCGGGCTCGCCATCTTCCTCCAGTTCCTCCCCCGGGCGGTGGTCTTCGAGGGGTTCAACGGGACCCGGCTGTTCGCCATCGCCGCCGGTATCGGCCTCGTACTCGCCGTAATCGGTCACTACTTCGGCCGCGACCTCCGGGACGGCCTCACCAGGGACCTATGACAATTCCCAGCGGTCGTCGTTCCGTTCGACGATGTCCTGGCGCTCGAGCCGCTGGAGAGCCTCCTCGACCATCTCCGGCGGCGCCTCGATCTCCCGCGCGACGGCCTCGGCCGACCGGTGGCCGTTGGCAAGCGCGCTGACGATTTCGGCGTACAGTCGGCCGTCGCCGTTCTCGACGTTCTCGTCGATACGGTCACGGACGTCGGTCACGCGGCCCTGGACCCATCGCTGGGCCAGCGACAGCTCGTTGGCCAGTTGTTCGAGGCGCTGCAGTTCCCGCGTGAGGTCCTTCAGTGAGCCGTCGTCCGAGCCGCCGACGTCGATGGTGAGGTGTCTGCACGTCGACATGTCGAAGCTCGGACTGGCCGGATACGCGCTCTTCGTCCCGAACTCGTAGGGCGAGACCCGCACCTCCAGCCGGAGGTTCCGGGCGATAGAGAAGTACTTGCGACGCTGGTCGTCGGTCCGGGACTCGACGAGGCCCGCGTCCTCGAGTTTCTTGAGATGGTCGATGACCGCCTTCGGACTGACGCTGAGGTACTCGCTTATCTCCGTCACGTAGCAGGGTTTGTGTGCCAGGAGCCGCAGTATCCGTCGCCGGTTGGCGTTTCCCAGGAGGTCGAGTAACGCAGCAGAGTCCATTCACCTTAGGTTAGCGGTCTGGACTGAAAAGCGTGCCCCTCGCGACCGGCTCAGGCGAACCCGGACGCGAGCAGGGCGCCGATGGTCCGTCGAACGACGTCGTCAGTGGCACTGGCACCGGGGTCGGTCAGCCCCGCACCCTGCCCCTGTCCCTGTCCGGGACGACCCGATGCACTGGAGCCCTCGCCGCTCTCAGTGGTGTTCTCGGCGGTCTCGTTCCCGCTGGTCGTCGGCTCGTCGGACTCGGGTGGACCGGCCTGTCCGGGTCGGTCGGCCGGCGGACCACCGCCCAGTCCGCGGGCGATCTCGGCGACCTCCGGACCGGTCAGCTCGCTCGCGCTCTGCCGGAGGCGAGCGAGCCGGTCGTTGTCGACGCCGGACCGGGTCGCCGCCGTATCGGCGTCGTCGACGGCGGTCTGCAGCCCGTCGATGCGGGCCGACAGCCGAGTCTGCTGGGCGACGTAGGCCTGCCGGGACAGCGAGCCGTCCTCGTAGCGCTGCCGGAGGGTCTCGTTCCGGGCCTCCAGCCGTTCGAGCCGGCGTTCGAGCGTCCCTGCTCGGCGGTCGACGAGCCGTTCACGCTGGCTGGCTTCGGCCCGTTCGAAGTTCGCCTTCCACATCCCGTTCTCGACCGAGTCGTTGGCCGCTGCGGAGTTGGACTGCAGGAACGCAGTCAACTGCGTCCCGAGCGCCGGGCTGTCGGCGTCGCTCTCGTTCGCCGTCGGCGTTTCCGTCGCCGTCCCGGTGGCAGTCTGAGCCGAGACGGCCGGCACTGCGACGACCGCGAGGACCGCAATCAGCACGAGGAGACCGACCTGCAGTTGTTTCATCGTATTCTCACTATGACCGACCACCCCTAAAAATCGCCATCTCCGTTCACTTCGTTCACCGGTCCCGTCGGACCCCACAGACAGTCCAATAGCGTTTATCGAGTCGTCTGGTCGAGTCTCGGCAGGAGATACCAGGCCAGCACGACGGCCCCGACGGACAGCGAGACGGAGGCGACGACGAGGGCAGCCCCCGGTTCGTAGCGGAGCGGCGGGAAGTAGCCGAAGCCGTAGTCGACCACGTCGTTCGCGAGCGCGAGGACGAGGGCGGTCACCAGCGCTCCCCTGGTCGTCCGGGCGTAGTGCGGCACTAACAGTCCCTCCGCGACGAACCCGAGGTGGGTGACGATGATACCGAAGTACGCCCAGGGGGCCGGGAAGTAGGCGTCGAACCCCAGGTTGAGCGCGACGAACGTCCACACCCCCATCTTCACCAGCCACACGAGCGCGATGGTGTGCAGGTACGCGAGCGGGAGCGACGCCGGCACCTCGTCCAGCGACCGGCCGAGGAACGGAATCAGCGTCACCAGCGAGAGCGTCATCAGGAACAGCGCAGCCGGCGAGTCGGCGTACAGCGGCCAGAGGAACGTCGAGACGTCCGGCATGGTGTCGACGTAGTACCGCATCCCGACCAGCATCGCGACGACGTTGACGAGGACCAGCCACAGCAGGCTCGGCGTGTTCTCCAGGTAGTACCGGGCGTACCGGCGCGGGAGCGGCCCCCGTTCGGGCTCCATATCCCCCAACGCGTGGCCTCGGGGCAAAGCCCTGTCGGAGTCCGGCGCAGAACCGCCACACTACGGCGGTGTCATTGTACGTCCATATAACGATGTCGGCCAATTACTATATGTGACCGTGTTGTATGTTCACACGACCCGATGTTCGAACAGTTCTCCCGTGGATACTACCTCGGTCGGTTGTACGTCGAACCGACCGACGGAACGGCGGCCACGATGTGCCGCGAACAACACCAGCGAGTCAACCAGCAACTGTACGCGACCGGCGAGGGCGTCGAGCGCACAGACCTCCCGCTGGTGATGAAGCTCGGCCCGCGACACTTCGCTGTCCGCGGGAATCAAGCGGTCCCGGCGGACACGCTGGCGATTCCGCGGGATGCCCTCGAGGAGATGGGCGTCCGGAACCCGCCGAGCCTCCGCGAGGTGTTCCTCGCGAAGGCCGACCACGCCGCCCAGTTGCTCTCGGTCACCGAGGGGGCACCGACGTCCCCCGAGCGGGCCGAGTAACGCGGTCGGCAGGATTTAAGCCCGTCCCCCGACGCCTTCCAGTCGATGCTGGACCGGTTGCTCGGACGGGCGGCGCTGAAAGAGCGCGTCGAGAGCCTGGAAGACGAGAACCACCACCTCGAACGGCAACTCGACGCCGAGAAAGAGCGCCGGGCCGACGCAACGACGAAGCGCCAGGAGGCAGAGCGCGAGGTCAACCGACTCGAAGACCGGGTCGAGGAGCTGGAGGACCGCGTGGCACGACTCGACGCGCGGGAGGGCGACCGGACGTTCCGCGCCGAGGAGCAGCTCCGCGGCGAGCGCCTCCGCGCGGTGCTCGACCGCCTCGAATCGTTCGAGACGGGGCCGGAGGGGGTGTTCACCGCGTACGTCGCCGCCGAGAGCGACCTGCCGGATTCGGTTCGCGACGCCTTCGGCGACCGGGCAGAACTCGTCGCCAGCGCCGCGCCGTGTCTGGCGGTCACCGACGACACCGGGCTGCTGTCCGCGTGTCTCTCGGTCCCTGTCGCCCCCGACCCCTACGCCACGTGGGCCGACACAGTGCGACTGGACCGCTCGCGATTCGAACCGACCGGGGAACACACCGTCGCGCTGGTGCGCTCGGACCTCTTTGCCCTCGGGGAGTACCGGGGCCGCGAGCGGACCGCGTTCCACGGCTTCGACTCCGACCTGAAGAGCCAGCACTCGAAAGGCGGGTTCTCCCAGGCCCGCTTCGAGCGGCTCCGCGACCAGCAGATAGACACCCACCTCGAGCGGTGTCGCGCCGCCATCGAGACGGTGGCCCCCGAGACGCTGTACGTCGTCGGGGAGCGCTCGGTCATCCACGAGTTCACCGACCTCGCGACACAGACGCGCGCGGTCGACGCGACCGGGGACCCCGAACCGGCGCTCGACGACGCGGTCCGGTCGCTCTGGACGGTCCGCCTGCGCGTGCCCTGAGGCTCCCGCCTGAAGCCGTGGCGGTGCGCCCGTGCATCCTATCACTTTAGGCGCGGCGTGGCGTCGATTCAGGCATGGAACTCGCAGTCCTCGCCCACGAGAAGTTCCCCGACGGCGCGAAGACCGCCGTCGGGCTGCTCCGCTACGGTGACCACGACGTCCGTGCCGTCCTCGACCGCGACCTCGCCGGCGACCGCGTCCACGACTACCTGCCCGACGTCCAGGACGCCCCTATCGTCGCGTCGATGGCCGACGCGCCGGCCGTCGACGCCCTGCTGGTCGGTATCTCGCCCATCGGCGGCGGGTTCGACGAGTCCTGGCGGGCCGACGTCCGCGAGGCGCTCGAGCGCGGCTGTGACGTCCTCTCGGGCCTGCACTACTTCCTAGAAGACGACGAGAAGTTCGCCGAACTCGCCGCGGAACACGACGCCGACCTGGTCGACCTCCGGAAACCCCCCGAGGACCTCGGCGTCGCCGAGGGCACCGCCGGCGACGTCGACGCGCGGGTCGTGACCACCGTCGGGACCGATTGCTCGACGGGGAAGATGACCGCCTCCTACGAACTCCGCGACGCCGCCCGCGAGCGGGGCGTCGACGCCGAAGTGGTCCCAACGGGCCAGACCGGCGTCGCCATCGAGGGGTGGGGTATCGTCGTCGACCGCGTCATCGCCGACTACGCGGCCGGGGCCGTCGAGCGCCTCGTCCAGACGCCCGACGACGCCGACCTGCTCATCGTCGAGGGGCAGGGTGCGCTCACGCACCCGGCGTACTCCGGTGTGACGACCAGCATCCTCCACGGGTCGGCCCCCGACGCCCTGGTCCTGTGTCACGAGCAGGACCACCGAGTCATCAACGGCTACGAGTCGTTCGCTATCCCGCCGCTGGACGAGTGCGTCGAGCTCTACGAACGCCTCGCCGAACCGGTCGCCGAGGCGTCCGTGGTCGCCGGGATGCTGAACACGCGCCATTTCGACGAGGCGGCCGCCGAGGACGCCGTCGCGACCTACGCCGACGCCATCGACGTGCCGGCGACCGACCCCGTCCGCTTCGGCGTCCCCGACGACGTGCTGGACGCTATCCTATGAACGGGACCGCAGAGCGGGTCGACCTCCCTATCGCCGACCCCTTTGGCATCGCCCGTGGGACCACCCGGACCAGCGAGTCAGTGGTCGTCGAGCTCGCCCACGAGGGAACGACCGGCGTCGGCGCCGTCACGCCCTCGGCGTACTACGACGAGACGGCCGACAGCGTCGCGACGACGCTCCCCGGCCTGCTCGATATCGTCGAGTCGATTGGCGACCCACACGCTGGGCAGCGCATCGAGCGGCGACTCCGCGCTCACGCGCCCGACCAGCCGGCGGCCCGCAGCGCCGTCTCCATCGCGCTGGCCGACCTGTCGGCCCGCACGCTCGGCGTGCCTCTCTACCAGCAGTGGGGGCTGGACCCCGACGCGGTCCCGCCGACGACCTACACCGTCGGCATCGATACCCCCGAGGAGATGGCCCGGAAAGCCGAATCGGCCGTCGAGGCGGGCTTTTCGCATCTGAAGGTGAAACTCGGGACCGAGGACGACGAGGGACGCCTCAACGCTGTTCGACAGGCAGCCCCCGACGCCGAACTCAGGGTCGACGCGAACGCGGCCTGGACTCCCGACGACGCCGTCGACGCCCTCGACTGGCTGGAAGCCGCGGGCGTGACGATGCTCGAACAGCCGGTCGCAGCCGACGACCTGGACGGACTCCGGGCCGTGACAGAGGCCACCTCCATTCCAGTGGCGGCCGACGAGTCGTGTGTCACCCCGAGCGACGTCCCGCGGGTGGCCGACGCCTGCGACGTCGTGAACGCGAAACTTGTCAAGTGCGGCGGCGTCCGGGCCGCGAGGCGGCTCTTCCACGCGGCCGACGCCCACGACCTCTCGACGATGCTCGGCTGCATGGTCGAGTCGAACGCCTCTATCGCGGCCGCCGTCCACCTCGCGTCGCTGGTCGACTACGTCGACCTGGACGGCGCGCTGTTGCTGGCCGAGGACCCCTACGAGGGCGTCGCGCTCGACGGCGAGGTGTTCGACCTCCACTCCGTCGAGGCGGGGACCGGCGCACGGCGGGCCGACGGAACCGAGTAGCCGGGCGAACCAGCGAACTGACCCGCGCCGACGATACCTGTCGCTGACGACGAGGGAGTCGAGCGAACAGCGGGTGGTCGTCCTCAGGCGCTCGCGGCGGCCTCGACCAGTTCCGCGTAGTCGGGTTCGTTCGTCGGGTCGTCGGCGACCCAGCTGTAACGTACCTCGCCGTCGTCGTCGACGACGAACACCGAGCGGTTCGCGACGCCCAGCAGGCCGAGCTCGTCGATGTCGATGCGCTGGTCGTAGGCCTCGATGGCGTCGCGGTCCATGTCGCTGACGAGGCTGAACTCGAGGTCGTGCTCGTCGCGGAAGGCGTTCTGTGAGAACGCCGAGTCGGCGCTGATACCGTAGATCGTCGCGCCGGTCTCCTCGAAGTCCTCCAGGTGGTCCTGCAGGGCGACCATCTCGTTCGAGCACGGCGGCGTGAACGCGCCGGGGAAGAACGCGAGGACGACCGGGCCGTCGCCCAGTTCGTCGTCGAGGTCGAACGCTTCGACTTCGCCGTTCGCTACTGTCGCGGAGAACGTCGGGGCTTCGTCACCAGTTGAGACCATCGCCCGACGCTTGGGATTGCGGGTGAATAAGTCTGGTCAGAGACAGGTTCCCACGCGCCCTACAGCCACTCGTCGAAGGAGTGGTGCTCGTGGCAGGCCTCGACGTAGTCGCGCTGCATCTCGGTGATGGCCGTCGACAGGTCCGCGCCGCCGTCGAGGTACTCGCGGACGCGACCGACCTTCCAGGAGCTGGGCGTCTCGCCCGCCGCGTAGCGGTTTTCGATGGGAGCGAGGTACTCGTCGATTCGGGCCTCGGGCACGTCCTGTTCGGCGAGGCCGAGGCGGGCGTAGCGGAACACCTCCTCGAAGATGTCGTCGTGGTCGGTAGTCCGCCGGCCGTCGGCGGTGACCCACGAGAGGTCCGCGTCCAGCCCTTCGCGGGCGGCGCTGTAGAAGCTCTGTTTCGCGTCCTGCCACGGGAGCTCCGCGAGTGGGTGCCCGGCGGCCACCAGGCCGCGAATGAGCCCGACGGTGAGCGCCTGCAGTCCGATCATGTCGTCGACGTGAGGCTGAGTGGGGAGCGGGCGGTACTCGATGCGCAGCGAGCGCTCGTCACAGGCCCCGTCGACGGGCGTCCCGCCGACGACACAGCGGAGCCACCGCCAGTAGGTCCCGCGCTTGTGGTCGAACTCCCAGATGTCGTCCTCGAGGCTCTCGCGCTCGCTGTCGTCGAGCCACTCCCGGAGGAAGGGGCCAAAGAGGTCGTCGGCGACGACGCGGTCCACGACGTCGGTGGTGTCGTCGATGTCCCGTGGGACCCGGACCTTCGGGTTCCGGCTGGTGTTGACCGACTGCTCGAAGGCGTCGATTCGCAGTTCGTGGTGCGTGTTCGCACAGAGCCACTCGCCGTCGACGTCGTCGTACATGTCCGCCGGCAGGAACGGCGAGTTCGTCGAGAGGGCCAGCAACGGCCCGAGCGTCCGGATTGCGGCGTTGTAGTAGGCCGGGAACGCCTCGACGTCTGGAATCCCGAGGTGGGGCTGGATGGAGGTGGCCAGCGACTCGAAGAGGATGCTGGGAAAGGACCCCGAGTAGCCCGGCACGTCGAAGTCGATGGCGCCGGCGGCGTGACGCAGCGCCTCGTTGTCCAGTGCGACGTAGCGCGGCGCCTGGCGCATGTTCTCGGCGACGGTCACGCCGTCGCGGACCTCGTGAGCCGAAAGGTACTCCCAGCTGCCCTCCTCGGGCGGGATGGTCCACATCGCGTCGAGCACGAGTTCACAGTGCTGGTTGCTGGCTTGCTGGCGGGCCTGCTTGGTCTGCATCTCGACGGCGGTGGTCTGGACCTCCATCCCCGTCTGGTCGAAGGTGTTTGGCGCGGTGTTGACCTCGGCGTTGTGCAGGCCCAGTTCCTTGTTGGCCTCGCCCTCGAAGACCACGTCGGGCAGACGGGTGAGCCGCCCCTCCCAGTCTTCGGGAGCCATGTAGGGCTCGTCGGCCGGTGCCTCGGTGGCTTCGACGGCCGGTTCCGACTCCTCGGCCGTCGGCGCCTCGGGTTCGTCGTCGGCCAGCGGGCTGTCCGGGTCGATGTCGAGCGACGGTCCCTCGCCGGGGCCGAACGCCTCGCCGTCGTCGGCACTCGCATCGTCGGCCTCAGGGTCGGGCGAGGCTGTCTCGTCCTCGGGGTCCAGCGAGGCGCTGCCGCTGTCCGGTTCGGCGGGCGCTTCGAGGGAGCCGTCCCAGGCCGAACCCTCTCCGGAGGCGCCCGAGAGGTCGTCGTCCAGGTCCGAGACGTCGACCTGCTCATCGTCGTCGCCGGCCTCGTCGTCGTCCGAGACCGGGTCCGGTGGTTCCGGTTTCGCGTTGATGGCGTACAGCTCGACCTCCAGCCCGACGGAGAAGCCCTCGTTGTCGAACTCGCCGGCCTCGATGGCCCGTCGGAGCGTGGCGGCCTGCCTGTCGACCCGGGCGGCGAACTCGCTTGCGGTCTCCTCGGCGAGCGAACTGGTCACCAGGTCGACGATGTCGTCCATTAATTAACAGTGTGTACGCGCGTCACTCATAAGTGCCTCGTCGTCAACGCACCGTTTGGTCAGTACGGCTCCAGGCGGCTCACTCGAAGAGGTCCCCGTGCCGGGCGGCGAGGTTGGCGTAGTCGCCCGACGAGAACGCCTCGAACACCTCGTCGGGGTCGATGTTCGTCTCGTCGAGCGGGGTGACCGTCGCCGGGCTCCCCCGGACGAAGGACTCCGCCGGCACCTCGTATCCCGGCGGGACCACGGTGCCCATCGCGACGATGGAGCGCTCCCCGATGACCGCCTCGCTGACGGTGGAGTTGAAGCCCACGAGCGCGCCGTCGCGGACCTCGGCGTCGTTGAGGACGGCCCCGTGCCCCACCATCACCTTCTCGCCGACCGTCGAGGCGTGGAGGATGGCCCCGTCGCCGATGGCGGTCTGTCGACCGACCTCGACCGGCCCGACGTCGCCCCGCAGGACCGCCCCCGGCCAGACGTTCGCGTTGGCGCCGACCGTCACGTCACCGACCACCGTCGACTCGCGGCTGACGTGTGCGTATCCGTGTATCTCCGGCGAGTCTCCCTCGAACTCGTACTCACGGCTGTCCATACAGGGTCAGCGGGTGCGCGGCCCGAAAAGATACCGGTCGTTCAGGAACAGGTGACCGCGTCGTCGAAGACCGGTTTCAGCCGGCTTATCGTCTGC
This DNA window, taken from Haloarcula ordinaria, encodes the following:
- a CDS encoding dipeptide epimerase — translated: MNGTAERVDLPIADPFGIARGTTRTSESVVVELAHEGTTGVGAVTPSAYYDETADSVATTLPGLLDIVESIGDPHAGQRIERRLRAHAPDQPAARSAVSIALADLSARTLGVPLYQQWGLDPDAVPPTTYTVGIDTPEEMARKAESAVEAGFSHLKVKLGTEDDEGRLNAVRQAAPDAELRVDANAAWTPDDAVDALDWLEAAGVTMLEQPVAADDLDGLRAVTEATSIPVAADESCVTPSDVPRVADACDVVNAKLVKCGGVRAARRLFHAADAHDLSTMLGCMVESNASIAAAVHLASLVDYVDLDGALLLAEDPYEGVALDGEVFDLHSVEAGTGARRADGTE
- a CDS encoding redoxin domain-containing protein → MVSTGDEAPTFSATVANGEVEAFDLDDELGDGPVVLAFFPGAFTPPCSNEMVALQDHLEDFEETGATIYGISADSAFSQNAFRDEHDLEFSLVSDMDRDAIEAYDQRIDIDELGLLGVANRSVFVVDDDGEVRYSWVADDPTNEPDYAELVEAAASA
- a CDS encoding gamma carbonic anhydrase family protein — protein: MDSREYEFEGDSPEIHGYAHVSRESTVVGDVTVGANANVWPGAVLRGDVGPVEVGRQTAIGDGAILHASTVGEKVMVGHGAVLNDAEVRDGALVGFNSTVSEAVIGERSIVAMGTVVPPGYEVPAESFVRGSPATVTPLDETNIDPDEVFEAFSSGDYANLAARHGDLFE
- a CDS encoding DUF1611 domain-containing protein; amino-acid sequence: MELAVLAHEKFPDGAKTAVGLLRYGDHDVRAVLDRDLAGDRVHDYLPDVQDAPIVASMADAPAVDALLVGISPIGGGFDESWRADVREALERGCDVLSGLHYFLEDDEKFAELAAEHDADLVDLRKPPEDLGVAEGTAGDVDARVVTTVGTDCSTGKMTASYELRDAARERGVDAEVVPTGQTGVAIEGWGIVVDRVIADYAAGAVERLVQTPDDADLLIVEGQGALTHPAYSGVTTSILHGSAPDALVLCHEQDHRVINGYESFAIPPLDECVELYERLAEPVAEASVVAGMLNTRHFDEAAAEDAVATYADAIDVPATDPVRFGVPDDVLDAIL
- a CDS encoding Vms1/Ankzf1 family peptidyl-tRNA hydrolase, with product MLDRLLGRAALKERVESLEDENHHLERQLDAEKERRADATTKRQEAEREVNRLEDRVEELEDRVARLDAREGDRTFRAEEQLRGERLRAVLDRLESFETGPEGVFTAYVAAESDLPDSVRDAFGDRAELVASAAPCLAVTDDTGLLSACLSVPVAPDPYATWADTVRLDRSRFEPTGEHTVALVRSDLFALGEYRGRERTAFHGFDSDLKSQHSKGGFSQARFERLRDQQIDTHLERCRAAIETVAPETLYVVGERSVIHEFTDLATQTRAVDATGDPEPALDDAVRSLWTVRLRVP